Genomic window (Chryseobacterium bernardetii):
TCTCAATATCAGACTATACGATTGCCGGGCTTTTACTGTTTGCGATGGGTGCTCAGAATTCCCTGGTAACCAGGGTTTCCCAGTCTGTAGTAAGAACTACCCACCTGACCGGAATTTTTACAGACCTGGGAATAGAATTGTCTAAAATGTTTTTCCAGAAGAGAGAAAGTGAATACAGACAGCTTAAAAAGAATATTGCCCTGAAGCTTGCTATTATTGCCTGTTTTTTTTCAGGATGTATCATGGGCGGCTTTCTGTATAAAATTTTAGACCTAAGGACACTATTGCTGGCCGCAGCACTTCTTTTCGGAATCATCCGGTATGATAAGCTTTTATATAGATATTATGCTTTGAAACGAAAACTGAGATAATGTGCACTGTCTTTTAATTTATAAAAATAAACGGTTATTCCTATAGTTTTGGAATAACCGTTTTTATTATCGTAGAAGAAAGCTTATTGAATCTGAAAA
Coding sequences:
- a CDS encoding YoaK family protein, yielding MFRHRGKNRTYFHNLKLASALSFVAGVVNIVGVLAVKILTTNITGHFAFFSEEIFLKKYSEAFVYLVFIICFLAGAFCSSFIVEFSSRDKRLRPHLIPLLLEILILGLVGLSGIRSLNISISDYTIAGLLLFAMGAQNSLVTRVSQSVVRTTHLTGIFTDLGIELSKMFFQKRESEYRQLKKNIALKLAIIACFFSGCIMGGFLYKILDLRTLLLAAALLFGIIRYDKLLYRYYALKRKLR